tgtaaaaatacaactttgtcagaaaaagagtattgcacttagaCATGTGACTGTTGAAGGTTCTTTAAGCCAAAATGTTTTCATTAGCATTGCATAAAATGGTCACTTTCATACTTACTGTTTTAcagtacattaaaaataattgcAATTGCAAGAGTTATATAATGATAAAGAATAGATGTTAAATGCTCATAAAATTTTGAAGGTTCATCTTTGTCCAGTTCCACTGAAGCACATACAAACCGAATCACCTGACTGAGTTTATCAAATATAACAAAATTATAGCACAACAAAACCCATTTTAATATTCACATTAAAAAGTGCATAAATTGAATTTTTTCATGCATAACATCAACCATCCTACATCTACTGCTGCTTGCAGAGGTCAGAATGTATATTACGCAATATTTTCTATATCATGATTAAAACTTATGTGTAGATGCAACCATAGAAATTGTGACACTTTGTGGTCAAATCTACacccataaaaaaaacataataatttcCAATAATTTAAAACAAGATTATTTAGCTTGAATAATTTACATAACAAATAACCCTGAACTGAAGATCAAAGGGTTGTAGCATTCACTCTTAGCACAAAACTCTGATCTTGTGTTTAATTTGGACTATTCTGCCTCTATGTATTAAACATAAGAAGCCAAGTGGTCATAATCTAACAATAAATGACACAAAGTATCTCAGTAGTTAAAAGCCTGGTTTACAGTTAAATGCTAGTTAAAAGAGTGCAGGCTAACTGTGTAAAATCCAGGAAAGTGTCAAAAATGGAAATGCATACATGCAATACATTATTTGTTCCTTGTCATGTAGAGTATTACAAGTATCACATGGTCTGTTAAGTTTAaagaattatttattaaaataaaataaaaaaactcacTAGATTGCTGATGGTTAAAAGGGAATGTGAGTGGGAACATTTTAGAAAGCATAAGAAATAGAAAGGATTAGAATAAAATCACAGACATGAGAGTCATGAAGCTCCTTGAAACCATTGGCACACAATTTTATCCTGACTTGCTGATGAATCCCCACAGCCGACCTATTTACAGATTTATTACTTACACAAGATTAGTCACTTAAATTTCTGTCTCTCGTGCATTAATAGTTATCCAAAAGTACCATAAAAAACatggacaaaataaaaaatccttTTCATATATGAGAAAGATTTTTAAGActgaacatgtgttttttcatttttggtaAATTTCACATCAAAGTCCTAGTAGTGTCCTgtcattaaaatatatataaaattaaattaaacagttttggaaaataaattaaacaaaaaaaaggagtgtAGGAGCCTTTCAACCGCCCTAATACATGTATACTttcatgtttaaataaaatggaaatgatgAACACTGATCTTTGTAACATtacaaaactttttttgtgCAAAATTAGTAAAGAAATAGAAGAACAACCTCTCTTTTTAAGAtagatgcagtttttaaaaactaaacataACTATTAGGTATCTATTTATGGAAATACAGataagcacacatacacacacattatgGCCACTGCTAAAGCTCCTTCTTCTCTTACTAAAAGTGCATCCGTTCTGGCTGGTGACAGTGTCTGTCAAGCAGATGAGAGGATTTGTTGCCACAGTGATGAAAACGGCAATTTCTCAGCTTTCACCTCGACACTTTAGCCTCCTTTGATGTGAACAGAAAGAGCTACGATTGCTACTTCTCTCTTTTCCACACACAAACTTTCTAAGAGAGGCACTTTGTCCGCCTCAGCATTACTTTACTTTACGTGACCCAGCGCCACGGTTTGTTGGCAGTTTTAATGAGCTTGGTTTATGTGGAGGCTGAGGTTACCTTTACTGGAACCAGGGCCACGTGTCTCACACCTCTGATGGGATCACATAACACTTTCAGATAACCCTCCTGACCCACATACGTCCACCAGCACTTTGGAGTTTTAATGCTCTGGTGGTGAAAATGAACTCAGCTGTTCCCACGCCTGCATTCGTGCTGTCAGATTTACAGTAGAGAAATGACTCACACGATATTATCTCAAAGGATCATTGAACAGAAGTGCTTTTTCCAAACATGTCAGAGTTGATTCCTCTTATGTGGCAACAGCAATATAAATCAGATTTCACCACCTTCCACTTGATGTTTTACTCCAGAATGAAGGGAATTGTGTTGGTCTGTAGCAGAGAGTTGAGTGACTGCAGTAAGCAgccgcttagcttagcttagcatgatACTGGACACAGGTAAAACACAAAACCcaatgtaaaacaacaacatcaaattACAGtcctgtgcaaaagtcttgagccacccctcatttctttaagcCAGATTTTTTTAGTAGTAGTTGAACAATTGTTTTTATCTTTGGACAATGGTTGCGTCTTCACTTAATTCAGCCCAGTCCTTGTACCCGGTCATTTTCacaggaatgtttagtttgtttgttaagccatttAACAATGTGAATCATTTGAGTTCAAAAGACGCATCCACCCCAAGGAataaaccagtgttgtgtcaaaACATAACAGACGACTTAGCAAAGAACTGATTTTAAATCGCATGTTTAGGCAATTTGTTACTTCGCATTCCAAGTAGTTGATCGTTGTCGTTGTCAATCTTTAGTTTCATCTATGAGAAATGCCAAAGATAATACAGTTTGACAGACATGAAATGTTACTTTGGCACCAACAAGGTGGATCCAAAAGAGCTATTACAGTAGCTGAAAACTTGGTATTTCTCAGAATAGTGTTCAGTGTGTCTTTAAAAGACTTAGGAAACTGGATCGGTAGGGGGGAAAAGGAGAATTCACAGGCCTAGAAAACTCtatagcagatgaacagtatcagAGAGTCatgtcatttaaatgtttacCAAATTTACCAACTACCTCAGACATGTAGTTGGctcttcagttttgtttactCAAGTGTCATTGGAAATGTTCTCAGTGAAAGGATGGCTGTCGAAAAACAATTCTTAAAAGATGGGAAACCGCTTAAACTAAGCTAAGCAGCTGCCAGATACATCATTATATTTAGCATACAAAAATGACACCAGAGTCAGTCTCATTGTCTTATTTTGGTCAAGCAGCTTTTAAGTTTTTACTAAATTACTTTCACAGCTTTTTTTAACGTTCAATTTGAACTAAAGCCCCTGACGACAACCCAAACGTTTCTCATTtagcttatttttaaaaatgtcttcacaGCAGCAGGTTTTGGTGCAGGATGTCACAGTCGCTGACATTTTCCCCGAGCAGGAAATCTCATCATCAAACGTCACCCCCCCAGGTGAGTCTACACACCTGTGAACCCTTTGGAGCCTCACACCAACAGATGGTAGAAACAGAGGCAGCCGCCTCTGGCATTGCTATTTTAACCCAAAAtgaccttttttttaatgtaacagtgcaaataaacCAGTTCTGAATCTGCTTTGAGTCACATCTAGCTGCTGTCTGCACATTCTGTGTAGTGTTTCTGAATTAAACTGACTGAGTTTTTCAAAAGTAACAAGAACAAAGTATATGAGGGCATATGGGGGGGATTGTACAACTACCCGCTTGCAGACAGATACAACTTATGCCACTTTAATGCTTATTAAATCGAACTAAAACTACTGCCAGGGTGCTGTCAGGATAAATAAACCCGTCTTAAATCCTTCAAAAAGACTTCtgacacattttattttgtggccAGGCCAGACtctaaataacaataaaataaataagaatagtaataaataaagatgacaCACTTCTCTGTTTACCTTAGGGGATTCCCAGGAAAAACTGTTATTTGAATTCTTTGTTTAAAATGAAAGTGGAGAGATGGGTGCCACCTATTTTGCAGCAGTTAGTATGTATTTCCAAGTAAATCCAGCCTGTGTCAAATCACTTTGATGATGGTTTTCACACCACAGACCAAAGAAGGCAGCTGCTTCACCCAGGAAGAGAGCAACACCTTGAGCCTGAGAACTGCAGCAGTGAGCAGGAGGCACAGCGCTGATGGGATGATCAGTTCGCGGTCAGGGCGAGGGGACGTGGACTCTGACCGTTTCCACCCGTATCATCGACAGTTCAGTGATGGAGCGGTGGCAGGGTGCCTCCAACAGTGCTCTTCTTCCTTTAGCAGTCTGCATGAGGTGTGCAGTCCTGACAGTCATTCACACAGCAGTGATATGCCACCATCCTGGGACCAGTACAACGGCAGCATTCAGGTTTCTATCTTTATGATACACTCATTTTATCCTTCCATATTAAAAGTTTTGTACAGCCAAAAAGCAGCCTGATTGATTTGACACAGGAAGGtggacagggaaaaaaaaaaaaaaagatccaccACATCACAGTAAAAAACACTGTTTTGAGGGCTTCTCCAAACATTTTCCCTTCATTTACTTATATTTGCAGAACTCATATCCAGAGCTACCAGGTGTACCTGTGGATCCTCCCTGTTTTCTGTCTCAGAGCTATCCATCTTACAGCTCAGCAAGCCCTCAACAGCAGGTGAGTGTCCTGCTTCAGGCACTCAGAAGTGCTTTAGAGGACGGGACGTTTATGACACGAGTAATATCtaatatttgcatttatgaTGTGGTGTGCACATTGGACTATAACACATGTAATGGGGTGTATCTTATTAGTGGTCAAGTCATgattttcttctctgttttcaaaaGGTCTCTTCTAGACTGTATCCTAACAACGACCAGTCCAGCACCTCAAAATATACTCTGTCCAGCCAGTCACACCAGGACGGCACCACACAGTCCATCTTTCCTAAGCCCATTTACTCATACAGGTAGCTCTGAAGCTAAATCTTTTGTCTACCTTTATCACTTACTAATATTTAATACTGCATGTGCTATCACAAACAGGgtagctttttaaaatatataattataaataaatttttcttCATTGTGGCAGCATTTTGATTTTCATGGCTCTGAAGAACAGCAAAACAGGAAGTCTCCCAGTCAGCGAGATCTACAGCTTCATGACTGAACACTTCCCATATTTCAAGGTACcacaacattattattattaaatacttTACTTAAACAGGTTGGCTCAGTGAGAGCAAGGTTTCTTTTTCGAGAGACATCTGTGTGCTAAAGACATTTTTGGTTTAAGAGTAAACATACAGACATGTGATATAGAAGCAAAGCATGCGACATGGTCACTATGACCCAGtgctttgagtttattttggaCTTTTGATCCACTTTCTTGGATTTAAGTTTTAGCTTGGTATTAGTTAGTCctgagttttgtattttctagtGCATCATAGTTTGTTAATTCTAGTTCCTGGTTCTTGTTTTGTTACATTAGCTCCCTTTTGTGACCAGTCTGTTCGTAGTCTCGTCTCTGTGTCTTGTCATGAAGATCTCCTCTAGTCTCCATGGTTTGTCTCCTCAGTCAGTCatatttccatgtttgtttatttccaGTCCCTGTGTCAAATTCATGTGTCTCAGTTTTGGTCTCAAtgtttgttacttcctgttttatccCAGTCTTCCCTTGCTCTTTGTTGTGTTCTTGAGTATACAAGTGTCTCTTGACACAGAACTGACATGTGAGACTTGATCGTTATGAGCTTCCTGAATGTTATTCTGTGTGTTTAATCAAAGTGGAACCATGAgtgtacactcaaaaaaatcttTATGCCCAAAATGCTGATTAACGAAGTGatttgggttttctttttttttgaaaatttaaagtgtaaaagattCAATTTAATAGATtatcattaaaactcgattgaTATGTGTGGAGTTTATACCAAGCATATTTTCCTTAGTGATTAATTAATGaatagcagtttaaataaataaacctttcaGTACTTCAGAAACATTTTTGAGGGCAATTTTGTAACAGCTGTTCCAGGTGTAAAGGACAAGGAAATAGTTGTAAGACAGTAGATCATATATTTAAattgagctttttttcattattaagcGAATTTGAATGTTTTACTGATATTGCAATTTTTTTCTGGGAACCTTGAAAATCACTTCATGGGCTCTGAAAACCTTTGCCTGCTTTCCAAAGCTGTTCAGTGAGCTGAACTGGGGACTTTGCTGGGCCATTTCTAATGTTTAACACCCCTGCTATACATTATTTGCTCTCAGTTCTCACCCGCTGTATTATTTtaagaataaaacagtgatgCACATTTTTGTTGGAAGAATGGATACATATCAATGCATTACATCCTTTTTTGGTGAGGAGTTCTAAGTAACAGATTAGATTTAGTTAGATTAGATTAGTTATGCTCataaaatactttgatactTTTTTAGTGATTAAAGCCACATTGTGTCAGAGCTGATGTAAAAACAGagatatataaataattaatttttataCGGTAGTTGACAGATGTGATCatgttaaaaatgaatgcctttGTGCATTAATTTTGATAAATGAGGCAGCTGCAGGGTTGGACTTTGGCTTGAACCCTGAACACGACAAATATTTGACATTTTCCAGCCATCTATGAATCAGTTCAATAGGTTCAGAGTAACTTCTGGAGGGAGCTCAAAGACTTGCTGCCATTCATATTCAAGCAGGCACCTTATAGATGGCTGTTTTCCAAACAGCTGcctaaaaaaaaggaagaaaaaaaaagttaaacatttGCTGCAGGGCTCGAATATACACGAGACAGATGAAGTGATATTTGAAGAAAAGTTGGGTTCACTTTGTAAAAGCTGTTTCTAGATACGTCTAAATGCTTCAATCAACGCATCACTTATGTGCAGTTCGGTGGACACTTGTTATGGCATGCAGATACCATTTACTGCCAGAGCAGATGGTGGCAATATTAATATACTGTGTGTTGTAATATTCCCTGCAGGGTGGACTGAGTGCCCTGATTTTATTAGATGGTTCACAATTAATTTATAGTTGCTCTCAAGATATTTAAACAAGAATGTAACACATGCAGCGGAAGACAATCAGGCAAGTGAGGCCGAGTTTCTTTCAAAGTCAAACTCAAGATGTGGAAAAACACTGTGGAAACTATGGAAAAATTACCTGGAAGTTCTGTTTAGAATTCTGTATAGGGTGTTCCCCGAAGCAATGAATCATAACAACATTCATGAGCCATCAGGAGAATTTGTCCAGTTTGTTTAAAGTCATTTGAGGTGTCCCAGTAGCCGAGTGGTTAACTTAAGAATATCTGCTTCaacccttttcacataaatgttcttcattcatctttttcTTCCTGCGTCCAGACGGCTCCTGATGGATGGAAGAACTCGGTGCGGCACAACCTGTCCCTGAATAAGTGCTTTGAAAAGGTGGAGAACAAGAATGGCAGCACGTCTCGTAAAGGCTGCCTTTGGGCACTCAATCCAGCCAAGGTGGACAAAATGCAGGAGGAGCTGCACAAGTGGCGCCGGAAAGACCCCGTTACTATTCGCAGGAGCATGGCAAAGCCAGGTCAGTCCCATAGGTATCCAGCCTGAGAAATAGAAACTAAGG
The genomic region above belongs to Oreochromis aureus strain Israel breed Guangdong linkage group 14, ZZ_aureus, whole genome shotgun sequence and contains:
- the foxn1 gene encoding forkhead box protein N1 isoform X2 — encoded protein: MSQSLTFSPSRKSHHQTSPPQTKEGSCFTQEESNTLSLRTAAVSRRHSADGMISSRSGRGDVDSDRFHPYHRQFSDGAVAGCLQQCSSSFSSLHEVCSPDSHSHSSDMPPSWDQYNGSIQNSYPELPGVPVDPPCFLSQSYPSYSSASPQQQVSSRLYPNNDQSSTSKYTLSSQSHQDGTTQSIFPKPIYSYSILIFMALKNSKTGSLPVSEIYSFMTEHFPYFKTAPDGWKNSVRHNLSLNKCFEKVENKNGSTSRKGCLWALNPAKVDKMQEELHKWRRKDPVTIRRSMAKPEDLDRLLGERPERLRSVPPYPKSGSLTRATPVYNPTALTCTPAELRPACQPICQSQYAHLQPQQPCYLPPAVTHPSNSFALYSPCGQQPAAGIPSSTGSLNSPVAGKIPPVYNNALQSDYSIEPRTMQEFLLEGDTTYDIDMLNPSLTDLQLQGNLWEELRVDSLVSEPQVSTSSSATFVPQNHHIQSSGLHIAPPISQTSAVVASGRCEAEYEDGDEGRNVEQHGCFSGLNPVLYSGVESLAGYLTSCTASVSLM